The following coding sequences lie in one Pseudomonas syringae CC1557 genomic window:
- the dibA gene encoding phosphodiesterase DibA, producing MSDYSRGALRTAVLYGLLSILWFVTGHYLLPFLVEDPAQLVFGHQMIGCSWALLSAVMIFIARDKLKCIVGGEALFERQQQDYDRLLLAAVVFDSTREGVLVSDAAGRIVHVNRAFVDITGYQAEEVLGFNPSKFKSGRHGPEFYRQMYHSLLSAGQWSGEIWNRRKSGEIYPQWQTIRSIKGEDGKARHYVAVFSDITAIKRSEQELAQLAHYDALTELPNRLLLTDRISQALTSARSSRRGCALLLLDLDNFRNINDSLGHNIGDEVLKAVAERLKGLANSNLTVSRLGGDEFALLVKNCTQMVHAAALAQQVINAFKAPYAIAGHQLFVTASIGISLFPGDALTAEQLLRNADSALFKAKSDGREGFALYTEELTAQARQRVQLASELRQAIEQEELRVFYQPVHDLVTGRICAVEALVRWQHPTRGMVSPGDFIPIAEQNGLIVDIDAWVLNTACRQMQAWLAAGVAIASVAVNVSSRLFSRGDLDRQVAQVLNDTGLDPTFLELEVTESAVMEDPEQAIEQLHRLRELGLSLAIDDFGTGYSSLLRLKSMPVQKLKIDQGFVAGLPGDDDDIAIVRTVIALASSLGMRVLAEGIEHASQASFLLSNGCQLGQGYWFARPMPAQAIDWAHAPAFN from the coding sequence ATGTCCGATTATTCCCGTGGCGCACTGCGAACCGCCGTCCTGTATGGGCTGCTGTCGATTCTGTGGTTCGTGACCGGCCATTATCTGCTGCCTTTTTTGGTCGAAGACCCGGCGCAACTGGTCTTCGGGCACCAGATGATCGGTTGCAGCTGGGCGCTGCTCAGCGCCGTCATGATCTTCATTGCACGTGACAAATTGAAGTGCATCGTCGGCGGCGAGGCACTGTTTGAGCGGCAACAGCAGGATTATGACCGGCTGCTGCTCGCGGCGGTGGTATTCGACAGCACGCGTGAAGGTGTGCTGGTCAGTGATGCCGCAGGGCGTATCGTCCACGTCAATCGCGCCTTTGTCGACATCACCGGCTATCAGGCCGAAGAGGTCCTGGGCTTCAACCCCAGCAAGTTCAAGTCCGGTCGGCATGGCCCCGAGTTTTATCGGCAGATGTACCACTCGCTGCTGAGTGCCGGTCAGTGGAGCGGCGAGATCTGGAATCGGCGCAAAAGCGGCGAGATCTACCCGCAGTGGCAAACCATCCGCAGCATCAAGGGGGAAGACGGGAAAGCCAGGCACTACGTGGCGGTGTTTTCCGACATCACGGCCATCAAGCGCTCCGAGCAGGAACTGGCGCAACTGGCACACTACGACGCGCTGACCGAATTGCCGAACCGTCTGCTGTTGACCGACCGTATCAGCCAGGCGCTGACCTCGGCACGCTCCAGCAGGCGCGGCTGTGCGTTGTTGCTGTTGGATCTGGATAACTTCAGAAACATCAACGACAGCCTTGGCCATAACATCGGCGACGAGGTACTCAAGGCAGTTGCCGAACGCCTCAAGGGGCTGGCCAACAGCAACCTGACGGTCTCGCGCCTGGGCGGCGATGAGTTTGCGCTGCTGGTCAAAAACTGTACACAGATGGTTCATGCTGCCGCCCTTGCGCAGCAGGTGATCAACGCTTTCAAGGCGCCGTACGCCATTGCCGGGCATCAGCTGTTTGTCACTGCGAGCATCGGCATCAGCCTGTTTCCCGGTGACGCACTGACCGCCGAACAGTTGTTGCGCAATGCCGACTCGGCGCTGTTCAAGGCCAAGAGTGACGGCCGTGAAGGCTTTGCGCTGTATACCGAAGAACTGACCGCCCAAGCCCGACAAAGGGTGCAACTGGCCAGTGAACTGCGTCAGGCAATCGAGCAGGAAGAGCTACGAGTGTTCTACCAGCCGGTTCACGACCTGGTGACCGGGCGCATTTGCGCTGTCGAGGCGCTGGTGCGCTGGCAGCACCCGACGCGCGGCATGGTGTCGCCGGGCGATTTCATCCCCATCGCCGAGCAGAACGGGCTGATCGTCGATATCGACGCCTGGGTGCTGAATACCGCCTGCCGGCAAATGCAGGCCTGGCTGGCGGCCGGCGTTGCGATTGCGTCCGTTGCGGTCAACGTGTCCAGCCGTCTGTTCAGCCGGGGCGATCTGGATCGGCAAGTGGCACAGGTGCTGAACGATACCGGGCTTGATCCGACGTTTCTTGAGCTGGAAGTCACTGAAAGCGCGGTCATGGAGGACCCCGAGCAGGCCATCGAACAATTGCATCGGCTGCGTGAACTGGGCCTGAGCCTCGCCATCGACGATTTCGGCACGGGCTACTCGTCACTCTTGCGGCTCAAGAGCATGCCGGTACAGAAACTGAAGATCGATCAAGGCTTCGTTGCCGGGCTGCCGGGTGACGATGATGATATCGCGATTGTCCGGACGGTCATCGCGCTGGCCTCCAGCCTGGGCATGCGCGTGCTGGCAGAAGGTATCGAACACGCCAGCCAGGCGTCATTTCTGCTGAGCAATGGTTGCCAG
- the desA gene encoding delta-9 fatty acid desaturase DesA, with protein MWYNGLLDLSVWQVIAVTLVMTHVTIIGVTVYLHRYSAHRSLELNAGLKHFFRFWLWLTTAQNTREWTAIHRKHHAKCETVDDPHSPVIKGLSTVLRKGAELYREEAQNQDTLRIYGKNCPEDWIERNLYSRYKLLGIALMAVIDVALFGALGITVWAVQMIWIPFWAAGVVNGLGHAVGYRNFECRDAATNLVPWGIVIGGEELHNNHHTYPNSAKLSVKPWEFDMGWAWIKVFSFLRLAKVQRVAPIAHRVEGKGSMDMDTAMAILNNRFQIMAQYRKLVIAPLVAQELGKADESVRHQFRRAKRLLSRETSLLDDKHHVRIQTMLEHSHALKVIYEKRLALQQIWAKTSSNGHDMLSAMKEWIHEAEASGIQSLRDFADQLKTYSLRPAHA; from the coding sequence ATGTGGTACAACGGTTTGCTCGACCTCTCCGTCTGGCAGGTAATAGCAGTCACGCTGGTAATGACCCACGTGACGATTATTGGCGTCACGGTCTATCTGCACCGCTATTCAGCGCACCGCTCGCTTGAACTCAATGCGGGGCTGAAGCACTTTTTCCGTTTCTGGCTGTGGCTGACCACTGCCCAGAACACCCGCGAGTGGACAGCCATCCACCGCAAACATCACGCGAAATGCGAAACCGTCGACGACCCGCACAGCCCGGTCATCAAAGGCCTGTCCACGGTTCTGCGCAAAGGTGCGGAGCTGTATCGCGAAGAAGCACAAAATCAGGACACCCTGCGCATCTACGGCAAAAACTGCCCGGAAGACTGGATCGAGCGCAATCTGTACTCGCGCTACAAGCTGCTGGGTATCGCCCTGATGGCGGTGATCGATGTGGCGCTGTTCGGCGCCCTCGGCATCACGGTCTGGGCTGTGCAGATGATTTGGATTCCGTTCTGGGCGGCAGGTGTGGTCAACGGCCTTGGCCATGCAGTCGGCTATCGCAATTTCGAATGCCGTGACGCAGCGACCAATCTGGTGCCATGGGGCATCGTGATCGGCGGCGAAGAGCTGCACAACAATCACCACACCTACCCCAACTCGGCCAAGCTTTCCGTCAAGCCGTGGGAATTCGACATGGGCTGGGCGTGGATCAAGGTATTCAGCTTCCTGCGTCTGGCCAAGGTCCAGCGGGTTGCGCCTATCGCCCACCGCGTCGAAGGCAAGGGCAGCATGGACATGGACACCGCCATGGCGATCCTCAACAACCGGTTTCAGATCATGGCGCAGTACCGCAAGCTGGTGATCGCGCCACTGGTTGCCCAGGAGCTGGGCAAGGCTGACGAATCGGTGCGCCATCAGTTCCGTCGTGCCAAACGGCTGCTGTCGCGTGAGACCAGCCTGCTCGATGACAAGCACCACGTGCGTATCCAAACCATGCTGGAACACAGCCACGCGCTGAAGGTGATCTATGAAAAACGCCTCGCGTTGCAGCAGATTTGGGCCAAGACCAGCAGCAATGGTCACGACATGTTGTCAGCCATGAAAGAGTGGATTCACGAAGCCGAAGCCAGTGGCATTCAGTCCCTGCGCGACTTCGCTGACCAGCTGAAAACCTACTCGCTGCGCCCTGCGCACGCCTGA
- a CDS encoding GGDEF domain-containing protein — protein MEKQSPIASSGAPITDMPATAETLLALMHAQAEVARLSEREQLFSSLLVSVNAVLWAFDWETQHMVYVSPAYERIFGRSAGLLLADYGEWRDSIYPDDLNYAERSLSEVIEKGAIEDREYRIIRADGEVRWLSDKCFLSHRADASQRLIVVGIAEDITEKKHLEDELQRLATTDVLTQSSNRRHFFECAQREFELARLNGTPLAFLLLDIDDFKLVNDTYGHQEGDTVLQRIAESGRSALRRGDLFGRIGGEEFAAVFPGCAPEMAMQIAERLQREIQRQNFQASGVTFSITASQGLTNLGPDDQSLESLYGRADAAMYQAKRQGKNQIVLA, from the coding sequence ATGGAAAAGCAGTCCCCTATCGCCTCATCCGGCGCACCGATCACAGATATGCCTGCAACCGCAGAAACCCTGTTAGCCCTGATGCACGCTCAGGCCGAAGTTGCACGCCTGAGCGAGCGCGAACAATTGTTCAGCTCTTTGCTGGTGAGTGTGAACGCTGTTCTGTGGGCGTTTGACTGGGAAACCCAGCATATGGTCTACGTCAGCCCGGCCTACGAGCGCATCTTCGGGCGGTCGGCGGGTTTGCTGCTGGCCGACTACGGCGAGTGGCGTGACAGCATCTACCCGGACGATCTCAACTACGCCGAACGCAGCCTGAGCGAAGTCATCGAGAAAGGCGCCATTGAAGATCGCGAGTACCGGATTATTCGTGCCGACGGCGAAGTCCGCTGGCTCAGCGACAAATGCTTCCTGAGCCATCGCGCCGACGCTAGTCAGCGCTTGATAGTAGTGGGCATCGCCGAAGACATCACCGAGAAGAAGCACCTCGAAGATGAACTGCAACGCTTGGCAACCACCGACGTACTGACCCAGAGCAGCAACCGCCGTCACTTCTTCGAATGCGCCCAGCGCGAGTTCGAACTGGCGCGTCTGAACGGCACACCGCTGGCCTTTCTGTTGCTCGATATCGATGACTTCAAACTGGTGAACGACACCTACGGCCACCAGGAAGGCGATACGGTCTTGCAGCGTATCGCGGAGAGCGGCCGTTCGGCATTGAGGCGGGGTGATCTGTTCGGGCGCATTGGTGGCGAAGAATTCGCTGCGGTGTTCCCCGGCTGCGCACCGGAAATGGCCATGCAGATTGCCGAACGCCTGCAACGCGAGATCCAGCGTCAGAACTTCCAGGCCAGTGGCGTCACGTTCAGTATTACTGCCAGCCAGGGCCTGACCAATCTTGGCCCGGACGACCAAAGCCTCGAATCGCTCTACGGCCGCGCCGACGCCGCGATGTATCAAGCCAAACGCCAAGGCAAGAACCAGATCGTACTGGCTTGA
- a CDS encoding HDOD domain-containing protein encodes MMTAVVLPAVPRVLIAESDPWVRETLSDLVLGVRADVELEMCTDGKQAVEWMKKHLPDLVIASRELPGIDGLSLLRGVRNLRRQPAIPFILLSNRNDSASVREVVPLAPTAYLTKPLNTEGLRHRLEGLLLEHRAPAPGEVPALAPGLTLTAFLDKRRDIADGAPLYVDVATAIKLSQTPGGTDPVLLEQELRNDPHITAVLVAAANSAAQHLGKPIQSLAGALAVLGPVQGANIASGLAKKRMAVLTDDALLAQASELWAMSQRTADYARILGGMLELDVERCFCAGLLQSLGDLAVLGCLQEWLLAGGELNEQVIKHALEQYSAAFGSALRTRWRLPLELRELIAAVYQYNTGIYTREVLTMNLAGQMARLGEEESVTELVKTKSAKLLKLSVGDLQRLRKKLTGVTDPSLLRPVAVEPDAAQAAEEEGGPDLLDMTPESPAEEPAEIEDPAGAVQGSPEK; translated from the coding sequence ATGATGACTGCTGTAGTTTTGCCCGCGGTTCCTCGCGTATTGATTGCTGAGTCTGACCCTTGGGTCCGCGAGACGCTGAGTGATCTGGTGCTGGGTGTGCGTGCGGATGTCGAACTGGAGATGTGCACCGATGGCAAGCAGGCTGTCGAGTGGATGAAGAAGCATCTTCCTGATCTGGTCATCGCCTCGCGCGAGCTGCCGGGTATTGATGGGCTGAGCCTGCTGCGCGGTGTTCGCAACCTGCGTCGTCAGCCCGCCATCCCTTTCATTCTGCTAAGCAACCGCAACGACAGCGCCAGCGTACGCGAGGTCGTGCCGCTGGCACCGACCGCCTACCTGACCAAGCCGCTGAACACCGAGGGTTTGCGCCATCGCCTGGAAGGGCTGCTGCTGGAGCATCGCGCTCCGGCTCCGGGCGAGGTGCCAGCGCTGGCGCCTGGGCTGACCCTGACTGCGTTTCTCGACAAGCGTCGTGATATTGCGGACGGTGCGCCGCTGTACGTCGATGTCGCGACGGCGATAAAGCTCAGTCAGACGCCGGGCGGCACTGATCCAGTGTTGCTGGAACAGGAGCTGCGCAATGATCCGCACATCACCGCCGTTTTGGTTGCCGCCGCTAACAGCGCTGCCCAGCATCTGGGCAAGCCGATTCAGTCGCTGGCCGGGGCTTTGGCCGTTCTGGGGCCGGTGCAGGGCGCAAACATTGCTTCGGGGCTGGCCAAAAAACGCATGGCTGTACTCACCGACGATGCGTTGCTGGCGCAGGCCAGTGAGCTGTGGGCCATGTCGCAGCGCACCGCCGACTACGCGCGCATTCTGGGCGGCATGCTGGAACTGGATGTGGAGCGCTGTTTTTGCGCCGGGCTGCTGCAATCGCTGGGCGATCTGGCGGTATTGGGTTGCCTGCAGGAATGGCTGCTGGCCGGTGGCGAGCTGAACGAGCAGGTCATCAAACACGCTCTGGAGCAGTATTCCGCCGCATTCGGTTCGGCGTTGCGCACCCGCTGGCGCTTGCCGCTGGAACTGCGTGAGTTGATCGCTGCGGTGTATCAGTACAACACCGGCATCTACACGCGCGAAGTACTGACGATGAACCTGGCGGGGCAGATGGCGCGGTTAGGCGAGGAGGAGAGTGTCACTGAGCTGGTCAAGACCAAGTCGGCCAAGCTGTTGAAGCTGAGCGTGGGTGATTTGCAGCGGCTGCGCAAGAAGCTGACCGGTGTGACCGATCCGAGTCTGCTGAGGCCGGTTGCGGTCGAGCCTGATGCTGCTCAGGCGGCAGAGGAGGAAGGCGGGCCCGACCTGCTCGATATGACACCTGAATCGCCAGCCGAAGAGCCTGCTGAGATTGAGGACCCGGCCGGCGCTGTTCAGGGTTCCCCCGAGAAGTAA
- the gabT gene encoding 4-aminobutyrate--2-oxoglutarate transaminase has product MSKTNDSLMQRRHAAVPRGVGQIHPIFAASAKNATVTDVEGREFIDFAGGIAVLNTGHLHPKIVAAVQEQLTKLTHTCFQVLAYEPYVELCEKVNAKVPGDFEKKTLLVTTGSEAVENAVKIARAATGRAGVIAFTGAYHGRTMMTLGLTGKVVPYSAGMGLMPGGIFRALYPCELHGVSVDDSIASIERIFKNDAEPKDIAAIIIEPVQGEGGFYVAPKAFMKRLRELCDKHGILLIADEVQTGAGRTGTFFAMEQMGVAADLTTFAKSIAGGFPLAGVCGKAEYMDAIAPGGLGGTYAGSPVACAAALAVLDIFEEEHLLERCKALGEHLVTSLKAMQAKYPVIGEVRALGAMIAVELFEDGDSHKPNAAAVAQVVAKARDKGLILLSCGTYGNVLRVLVPLTAEDELLNRGLAILDECFAEIV; this is encoded by the coding sequence ATGAGCAAGACTAACGACTCCCTGATGCAACGCCGCCATGCTGCCGTCCCGCGCGGCGTTGGGCAGATCCACCCGATCTTCGCTGCTTCGGCGAAGAACGCGACTGTGACCGACGTAGAAGGTCGTGAATTCATTGACTTCGCCGGCGGCATTGCTGTGCTGAACACTGGCCACCTGCACCCGAAAATCGTTGCAGCGGTGCAAGAGCAGCTGACCAAGCTGACCCACACCTGCTTCCAGGTGCTGGCTTACGAGCCATACGTCGAGCTGTGCGAAAAGGTCAACGCCAAGGTCCCGGGTGATTTCGAGAAGAAAACCCTGCTGGTGACCACCGGTTCCGAAGCGGTGGAAAACGCCGTGAAGATCGCCCGTGCGGCCACTGGCCGTGCCGGTGTGATTGCATTCACCGGCGCTTACCACGGCCGGACCATGATGACCCTCGGTCTGACTGGCAAGGTGGTGCCTTACTCGGCTGGCATGGGCTTGATGCCGGGCGGTATCTTCCGCGCGCTGTACCCATGCGAGCTGCATGGCGTGAGCGTTGACGATTCCATCGCCAGCATCGAGCGCATCTTCAAGAACGATGCCGAGCCAAAGGACATCGCTGCAATCATCATCGAGCCGGTGCAGGGCGAGGGTGGTTTCTACGTGGCGCCGAAGGCGTTCATGAAGCGTCTGCGCGAGCTGTGCGACAAGCACGGCATCCTGCTGATCGCTGATGAAGTGCAGACTGGCGCTGGCCGTACTGGCACCTTCTTCGCCATGGAGCAGATGGGCGTTGCTGCCGACCTGACCACGTTTGCCAAGTCCATTGCTGGCGGTTTCCCGCTGGCGGGCGTATGCGGCAAGGCCGAGTACATGGACGCCATCGCACCCGGTGGCCTGGGCGGCACCTATGCCGGCAGCCCGGTAGCCTGTGCGGCGGCACTGGCGGTTCTGGATATCTTTGAAGAAGAGCATCTGCTGGAGCGCTGCAAGGCACTCGGCGAACACCTGGTGACGTCGCTCAAGGCGATGCAGGCCAAGTACCCGGTCATCGGTGAAGTGCGTGCGCTGGGCGCGATGATCGCTGTCGAGCTGTTCGAAGACGGCGACTCGCACAAGCCTAACGCTGCAGCGGTCGCGCAGGTCGTGGCGAAAGCGCGTGACAAGGGGCTGATCCTGCTGTCGTGCGGCACTTACGGCAACGTGTTGCGGGTGCTTGTACCGCTGACCGCCGAAGATGAATTGCTGAACCGTGGTCTGGCGATTCTCGACGAATGTTTTGCTGAAATCGTCTGA
- the gabD gene encoding NADP-dependent succinate-semialdehyde dehydrogenase: MQLKDSTLFRQQAYINGQWLDADGGQSIKVNNPATNEILGTVPKMGAAETRRAIEAADKALPAWRALTAKERGNKLRRWFELMIENQDDLGLLMTLEQGKPLAEAKGEITYAASFIEWFAEEAKRVYGDVIPGHQPDKRLIVLKQPIGVTAAITPWNFPAAMITRKAGPALAAGCTMVLKPASQTPFSALALAELAERAGIPAGVFSVVTGSAGDIGSELTGNPIVRKLSFTGSTEIGRQLMAECAKDIKKVSLELGGNAPFIVFDDADLDKAVEGAMISKYRNNGQTCVCANRIYVQDAVYDAFAEKLKAAVGKLKIGNGLEDGITTGPLIDDKAVAKVKEHIADAVSKGATVLTGGNSLEGSFFEPTILVNVSKDAAVAREETFGPLAPLFRFKDEAEAIALANDTEFGLASYFYAQNMSRVFRVAEALEYGMVGINTGLISNELAPFGGIKSSGLGREGSKYGIEDYLEIKYLCLSV; this comes from the coding sequence ATGCAGCTTAAAGATTCCACTCTGTTCCGCCAGCAAGCCTACATCAACGGTCAGTGGCTGGACGCGGACGGTGGTCAGTCGATCAAGGTCAATAACCCTGCGACCAACGAAATCCTCGGCACTGTGCCGAAAATGGGCGCGGCCGAGACGCGTCGGGCGATCGAGGCGGCTGACAAGGCGCTGCCAGCCTGGCGTGCGCTGACGGCGAAAGAGCGTGGCAACAAGCTGCGTCGTTGGTTCGAACTGATGATCGAGAACCAGGACGACCTGGGGCTGCTGATGACTCTGGAGCAGGGCAAGCCACTGGCCGAGGCCAAGGGCGAGATTACCTATGCGGCGTCGTTTATCGAGTGGTTCGCTGAAGAAGCCAAGCGCGTCTATGGCGATGTGATTCCTGGTCACCAGCCGGACAAGCGCCTGATCGTGCTCAAGCAGCCGATCGGTGTGACGGCGGCGATTACGCCGTGGAATTTCCCGGCAGCGATGATCACCCGCAAGGCCGGTCCTGCGTTGGCTGCGGGTTGCACCATGGTGCTCAAGCCTGCGTCGCAAACGCCATTTTCGGCACTGGCGCTGGCTGAATTGGCCGAGCGTGCGGGTATTCCGGCCGGTGTGTTCAGCGTCGTGACTGGCAGCGCTGGCGATATCGGCAGCGAACTGACCGGCAACCCGATTGTGCGTAAGTTGTCGTTCACGGGCTCGACCGAGATTGGTCGCCAGTTGATGGCTGAATGCGCCAAGGACATCAAGAAAGTGTCGCTGGAGTTGGGCGGTAACGCGCCTTTCATCGTGTTCGACGATGCCGATCTCGACAAGGCGGTCGAAGGCGCGATGATCTCCAAGTACCGCAACAACGGCCAGACCTGCGTCTGCGCCAACCGCATCTATGTGCAGGACGCGGTGTATGACGCGTTCGCCGAGAAGCTCAAGGCGGCGGTCGGCAAGCTGAAGATCGGTAACGGTCTGGAAGACGGCATCACCACCGGCCCGCTGATCGACGACAAGGCGGTGGCCAAGGTCAAGGAACACATCGCCGATGCGGTCAGCAAAGGCGCGACCGTGCTGACCGGCGGCAACAGTCTGGAAGGTTCTTTCTTCGAACCTACCATTCTGGTCAATGTGTCGAAAGATGCAGCCGTCGCCAGGGAAGAAACCTTTGGCCCGCTGGCACCGCTGTTCCGCTTCAAGGATGAGGCTGAGGCGATTGCGCTGGCCAACGACACCGAGTTCGGTCTGGCGTCGTACTTCTATGCGCAGAACATGAGCCGCGTGTTCCGGGTTGCCGAGGCGCTGGAATATGGCATGGTGGGTATAAACACCGGCCTGATCTCCAACGAACTGGCACCGTTCGGCGGTATCAAGTCTTCGGGTCTGGGCCGTGAAGGCTCCAAGTACGGCATCGAAGATTATCTGGAAATCAAATACCTCTGCCTGTCGGTTTGA
- a CDS encoding gamma-glutamylcyclotransferase family protein, whose protein sequence is MTQSQSFTILLFSYGTLQDKAVQLANFGRELTGQADQMIGYKQSYVEITDPQVLAESGKTHHPIISPSADLNDTVSGAVYQITPQELAAADAYEVSDYKRIAVGLASGLTAWVYVEA, encoded by the coding sequence ATGACGCAATCCCAGAGTTTCACGATACTGCTCTTCTCCTACGGCACCTTGCAGGACAAGGCTGTACAGCTGGCCAACTTCGGCCGGGAACTGACCGGCCAGGCCGATCAGATGATCGGCTACAAGCAGTCTTACGTTGAAATCACCGATCCGCAGGTGCTTGCCGAGAGCGGCAAGACGCATCACCCGATCATCAGCCCCAGTGCGGACCTGAACGACACCGTATCAGGCGCTGTTTACCAGATAACCCCGCAAGAACTGGCAGCGGCAGACGCCTATGAAGTTTCAGACTACAAGCGCATCGCCGTAGGGCTCGCCTCAGGCCTGACCGCTTGGGTCTACGTCGAGGCATGA
- a CDS encoding LysE family translocator — translation MESIQQWLSFAMIALFVTLTPGPAVIMALSNSISHGPARAMVGSLGNALGLIVVATAVTAGLGAVLVASSSAFLVLKLAGAGYLVYLGIKQWRSASSAFDALATEPKAVSTGSLFFKGISVALTNPKAILFFIAFLPQFIQPGTFQVEQTGVLIVTFAGCSVVAHVFYVLLAQTLKRHLTSARRRQNVNRVFGASFIGLGLSLFTLKGRAA, via the coding sequence ATGGAATCAATACAGCAGTGGCTCAGCTTCGCGATGATCGCCTTGTTTGTCACGCTCACACCGGGCCCAGCGGTGATCATGGCGCTGTCGAATTCAATCAGCCACGGTCCGGCTCGTGCGATGGTCGGTTCGCTCGGCAACGCTTTGGGGCTGATCGTGGTTGCCACGGCGGTAACGGCCGGGCTGGGGGCGGTTCTGGTGGCGTCGTCCAGTGCGTTTCTGGTCCTGAAACTCGCGGGTGCGGGGTATCTGGTTTATCTGGGGATCAAACAGTGGCGTAGCGCAAGCAGCGCGTTTGATGCGCTGGCGACCGAGCCCAAAGCGGTATCGACAGGGAGCCTGTTTTTCAAAGGCATCTCGGTGGCGCTGACCAACCCCAAGGCGATTCTGTTTTTTATCGCGTTTCTACCGCAATTCATCCAGCCCGGCACCTTTCAGGTGGAGCAGACGGGCGTGTTGATCGTGACCTTCGCCGGTTGTTCTGTGGTCGCTCATGTCTTTTATGTGTTGCTGGCACAGACGCTCAAGCGCCACCTCACGTCAGCCCGCAGGCGCCAGAACGTGAACCGGGTCTTTGGCGCGTCGTTCATTGGCCTGGGGTTGAGCCTGTTCACGTTGAAGGGCAGGGCAGCCTGA
- a CDS encoding FAD-dependent monooxygenase: MHDAPHTTHPDRSHRGPLINQFKSIERSPCRVLVSGASIAGCAAAWWLTQRNCDVTVIEQAPAFRDGGQNVDVRGAAREVLRLMGLEQAVKNLNTGETGIAWVDEDNRTAARIDLSGLEGDGPTAELEVLRGDLARLLYEASSADAFYRFGDRIVSVEHDDAGVSVTFESGSEERFDLLIIAEGVGSRTRELVFPGENRPRRMDLASAFFTVPRAPTDSQTARWYNAVGGRSAGVRPDNRGTTRAFFNVQGQKHLAVGGSVEEQKAFLRASFEGAGWEVPRLLAGMEVAEDFWFDDLRQVKMDRWSNGPVVLLGDAAWCVTPLGGVGASLSLIGAYVLAGELTKTDTIAEALTAYEYVLRPVVKKSQSVPKLVPRLVHPQSRAGVKILRAVQRIVATPFIVRRTAKALTPAVQAFTLPDYR; the protein is encoded by the coding sequence GTGCATGATGCACCCCATACCACTCACCCGGATCGTTCTCACCGAGGGCCTCTTATCAATCAGTTCAAAAGCATCGAGCGCAGCCCGTGTCGCGTTCTTGTCAGCGGGGCCAGCATCGCGGGCTGTGCTGCCGCGTGGTGGCTGACGCAGCGTAACTGCGATGTCACGGTTATCGAGCAGGCGCCTGCCTTTCGCGATGGCGGGCAGAATGTGGATGTGCGGGGTGCTGCGCGTGAAGTGCTGCGTCTGATGGGGCTTGAGCAGGCGGTGAAGAACCTTAATACCGGCGAGACGGGGATCGCGTGGGTCGATGAGGACAACCGCACGGCGGCGCGCATTGATCTGTCCGGTCTGGAGGGCGACGGTCCGACGGCTGAGCTTGAGGTGTTGCGCGGTGACCTTGCGCGTCTGCTGTATGAGGCGTCGTCTGCTGATGCGTTCTATCGTTTTGGTGATCGGATCGTTTCGGTCGAGCACGATGATGCGGGTGTGAGTGTCACGTTCGAGAGCGGTAGCGAGGAGCGTTTTGATTTGTTGATCATTGCCGAAGGTGTCGGTTCGCGTACGCGGGAGCTGGTGTTCCCCGGTGAGAATCGGCCGCGCAGGATGGATCTGGCGAGCGCTTTTTTTACCGTGCCTCGCGCACCTACGGATAGCCAGACTGCGCGTTGGTATAACGCGGTGGGTGGTCGAAGTGCCGGCGTTCGTCCGGATAACCGCGGTACGACGCGGGCGTTTTTCAATGTGCAGGGTCAGAAGCACCTTGCGGTCGGCGGCAGCGTTGAAGAGCAAAAGGCTTTTCTGCGGGCGTCTTTCGAGGGCGCTGGATGGGAGGTGCCTCGTCTGCTGGCCGGGATGGAGGTCGCGGAGGACTTCTGGTTCGATGACCTGCGCCAGGTGAAGATGGATCGCTGGTCGAATGGCCCTGTGGTGTTGCTGGGTGATGCGGCGTGGTGTGTGACGCCGCTGGGCGGTGTCGGTGCTTCGTTGTCGCTGATTGGCGCGTATGTGCTGGCGGGCGAACTCACCAAAACCGACACGATTGCAGAGGCCCTCACCGCGTATGAGTACGTTCTGCGCCCGGTGGTGAAGAAGTCGCAGAGTGTGCCGAAGCTTGTTCCGCGTCTGGTTCATCCGCAAAGTCGTGCGGGGGTGAAGATTCTTCGCGCCGTGCAGCGGATTGTTGCAACCCCGTTTATTGTCAGGCGTACGGCCAAGGCGCTGACTCCGGCTGTACAGGCGTTCACGCTTCCGGATTATCGATAG